In a single window of the Natronosalvus caseinilyticus genome:
- a CDS encoding O-antigen ligase family protein translates to MATIDQQPASPLVFDRSDGWLVTGATGLLFACYLGLVVVANATDSVHAWHLAAVAVVPGAVLGCRLAVASSREAVRRGLGLAIIFAAAAAVLVVVYQSRSPGFGLESTRPLSVVAVFVAIVSFFLLVTDARQYSVGEWVAIGCFAVLAAVSLAHTLAFVPSSSQSRWPVWALVVMGSSLVVIPRLVPERVFLWTISRLAAAVVLLGLVTYLVGDYSLWLFEVRQWSGSPSLPGIETDVTIMRSIFVNPNSLGVVTFAGFVAAMVEFHRAVATRRPLGGAVTAALAGICGLGLFLSNARASMLAAATAVVVYAGYVVFGRRAVPAVLVATALTIGGFLLGMYVDVIGISDSNRFALWAGSLAAIRDGPLLFGYGAPAGHVIEPYLEGGLSASPHNSYLSVFVRFGLVGGLAYLGLVVGSVVAGAIEYREVDVAMLAFAAGWAVHQLFESYTLFWWSPGAVIGSLVIGYLLFGD, encoded by the coding sequence GTGGCTACGATCGACCAGCAACCGGCGTCGCCGCTCGTCTTCGACCGGAGCGACGGCTGGCTCGTGACCGGCGCGACCGGCCTCCTGTTCGCGTGCTACCTGGGACTGGTCGTCGTCGCAAACGCGACCGACTCGGTCCATGCGTGGCACCTCGCCGCCGTCGCGGTCGTCCCCGGGGCAGTCCTCGGCTGTCGACTCGCCGTGGCCTCGTCCCGAGAGGCCGTCCGCCGTGGACTCGGTCTCGCCATCATTTTCGCCGCGGCCGCCGCCGTCCTCGTCGTCGTCTACCAGAGCCGCTCGCCGGGCTTCGGACTCGAATCGACTCGACCGCTCTCGGTCGTCGCCGTCTTCGTCGCCATCGTCTCGTTCTTCCTCCTCGTCACCGACGCCAGGCAGTACTCGGTCGGCGAGTGGGTTGCGATCGGTTGTTTCGCCGTCCTCGCCGCCGTCTCGCTCGCACACACGCTGGCGTTCGTCCCCTCGAGTTCGCAGTCGCGATGGCCCGTGTGGGCCCTGGTCGTGATGGGGAGCAGCCTCGTCGTGATTCCGCGCCTCGTTCCCGAACGGGTGTTCCTCTGGACCATCTCTCGCCTGGCCGCGGCCGTCGTCCTGCTGGGACTGGTCACGTACCTCGTTGGCGACTACTCGCTGTGGCTCTTCGAGGTTCGCCAGTGGTCCGGCTCCCCGTCACTCCCGGGAATCGAGACCGACGTCACGATCATGCGATCGATCTTCGTGAACCCGAACTCCCTTGGCGTGGTCACCTTCGCCGGATTCGTCGCCGCTATGGTGGAGTTCCATCGGGCGGTCGCCACCAGACGCCCCCTCGGTGGGGCCGTCACCGCCGCCCTCGCCGGAATCTGCGGCCTCGGGTTATTTCTCTCGAACGCCCGGGCGTCGATGCTCGCCGCGGCGACCGCCGTCGTGGTCTACGCCGGGTACGTCGTCTTCGGTCGACGCGCCGTCCCTGCGGTACTCGTCGCGACCGCCCTCACAATCGGCGGATTTCTCCTCGGAATGTACGTCGACGTCATCGGCATCTCCGACTCGAACCGCTTCGCCCTCTGGGCCGGGAGCCTCGCGGCGATCCGGGACGGCCCGCTCCTGTTCGGATACGGCGCTCCGGCGGGACACGTCATCGAACCCTACCTCGAGGGCGGACTGTCCGCGTCGCCGCACAACTCGTACCTCTCGGTGTTCGTCCGGTTCGGACTGGTCGGCGGCCTCGCGTACCTCGGCCTCGTCGTCGGCAGCGTCGTCGCCGGGGCGATCGAGTACCGCGAGGTCGACGTCGCGATGCTCGCGTTCGCCGCCGGCTGGGCCGTCCACCAGCTGTTCGAGTCCTATACCCTGTTCTGGTGGTCACCCGGCGCGGTGATCGGTTCGCTCGTCATCGGGTACCTCCTGTTCGGGGACTGA
- a CDS encoding M20 family metallopeptidase, which translates to MHVRELTRDLVSIPSHQDETAAGDYVEDWLRRETDADVIRDEVGNVIARRGEGGASLALVGHHDVVDPAPSQLDTSGGYVVDERSGRLYGRGAADMKGAVAAAMLAFRDADPAGELVFASFVGEEVGGVGARHAIEHGFAPDYAVVGEGSTNYSGPGVTDVAVAHRGRRGSTITARGTAAHASEPDVGENAIYRAADAVDAIRKLEPPTVEVAGEPLEGQVTVTEIDGGSGINVVPDSCTLTVDERTVPGERVDLESVAALPGIEWTVDQDLPPMRCGDDGFAESVLEVARAVQSDASTPPELVTKPHATDAGWLVQAGTECVVYGPSEPGEAHTATESVSIRVLERCLETYRRLASTGWKRGG; encoded by the coding sequence ATGCACGTTCGCGAACTGACCCGCGACCTCGTCTCCATTCCCAGCCACCAGGACGAGACGGCCGCGGGCGACTACGTCGAGGACTGGCTGCGACGCGAAACCGATGCCGACGTCATTCGAGACGAGGTGGGGAACGTGATCGCTCGCCGGGGAGAAGGCGGAGCGTCGCTGGCACTCGTCGGCCACCACGACGTCGTCGACCCGGCGCCCTCACAGCTCGATACCAGTGGCGGGTACGTCGTCGACGAACGCAGCGGGCGTCTCTACGGCCGCGGCGCGGCCGACATGAAGGGGGCCGTCGCGGCGGCGATGCTCGCGTTTCGAGACGCCGACCCCGCTGGCGAACTCGTCTTCGCGAGCTTCGTCGGCGAGGAGGTGGGTGGCGTCGGCGCCCGCCACGCCATCGAGCACGGCTTCGCCCCCGACTACGCGGTCGTCGGGGAGGGGTCGACGAACTACTCCGGCCCGGGCGTGACCGACGTCGCCGTGGCCCACCGGGGTCGCCGCGGGAGCACGATCACCGCCCGCGGGACGGCGGCTCACGCCAGCGAACCCGACGTCGGCGAGAACGCCATTTACCGCGCGGCTGACGCCGTCGATGCAATCCGAAAACTCGAGCCGCCAACGGTCGAGGTCGCGGGCGAACCACTCGAGGGACAGGTCACCGTCACCGAAATCGACGGCGGGTCGGGGATCAACGTCGTCCCCGACTCGTGTACGCTGACGGTCGACGAGCGAACCGTCCCCGGCGAGCGGGTCGATCTCGAGTCCGTCGCAGCCCTCCCGGGAATCGAGTGGACGGTCGACCAGGACCTGCCGCCGATGCGCTGTGGGGACGACGGATTCGCCGAGTCAGTGCTCGAGGTGGCTCGAGCAGTCCAGTCAGACGCGTCGACCCCGCCGGAACTCGTGACGAAACCCCACGCCACTGACGCCGGCTGGCTCGTCCAGGCCGGCACCGAGTGCGTCGTCTACGGCCCGTCCGAACCCGGCGAGGCCCACACCGCCACGGAGAGCGTTTCGATCCGGGTGCTCGAGCGCTGTCTCGAGACGTACCGGCGGCTCGCGTCTACGGGGTGGAAGCGAGGCGGGTGA
- a CDS encoding DoxX family protein: MATEEVQLQSTVAGYTATGKLHTLSVWFILALRLMMGLAFFQSGVDKVLSREFSAAGYLTGAAPNNGSPAADLFVAMGETGWFVDFVNVAVPWGEVLIGLGLIFGVLTRLAAFWGAFMMLMFYLGNWDISHGYINGDFAYMLVFLSVAAFGAGRILGLDAYIEQYEVGGQPLVERYPWTRYFLG; the protein is encoded by the coding sequence ATGGCAACAGAAGAAGTACAACTGCAAAGCACAGTTGCAGGATACACGGCGACCGGAAAGCTTCACACTCTCAGCGTCTGGTTCATCCTCGCCCTGCGACTGATGATGGGACTCGCCTTCTTCCAGAGCGGGGTCGATAAGGTCCTCTCCAGAGAGTTCAGTGCGGCGGGCTATCTCACGGGGGCGGCACCGAACAACGGGAGTCCCGCCGCGGACCTGTTCGTCGCGATGGGCGAGACCGGCTGGTTCGTCGACTTCGTGAACGTCGCCGTCCCGTGGGGCGAGGTCCTCATCGGTCTCGGGCTCATCTTCGGCGTCCTGACGCGCCTGGCGGCCTTCTGGGGCGCGTTCATGATGCTCATGTTCTACCTGGGCAACTGGGACATCTCCCACGGCTACATCAACGGCGACTTCGCGTACATGCTCGTCTTCCTGTCGGTCGCCGCCTTCGGTGCCGGCCGCATCCTCGGGCTCGACGCCTATATCGAGCAGTACGAGGTCGGCGGTCAGCCACTCGTCGAGCGTTACCCGTGGACGCGGTACTTCCTCGGGTAG
- a CDS encoding carboxypeptidase M32, producing MATVSDSETETDGAYDELLTRIERITNVGNAAGVLRWDQEVVMPEGGTPARAKQLSTLSALGHELLTDERTGVLLEALEDTELDGEEEAVVREIRRRYDRATSVPQDLVEEISETTANAHPTWVEAKEEDDFSIFEPTLEKLVDLQKEYANHIDPDADPYEVLFADYEPYLDLETAERVLERLRDELVPLLEAIDDSEADVETDAFAGTFDDDDQEALARDVLDSLGYDWDRGRLDTAPHPFSTGTQFDARVTTRFDENDLLGSITSTIHEFGHANYTLGLPDEGYGTPLGEARDLTVHESQSRLWENHVGRSRPFWEHFLPIARERFPELEDVSPEAAYEAANQVYDDNLIRVEADELTYHLHIVVRFEIERDLISGDLEVSGVPEAWNDKYEEYLGIRPETDAEGCLQDIHWSHGSFGYFPTYSLGSVLAAQLYAAAEDDLGEFDDRVREGDFADLNGWLREEIHAHGKRYTTPDLVEEATGETYTADYFLEYAKDKYGDLYDLEDY from the coding sequence ATGGCGACAGTCTCGGATTCGGAGACGGAGACGGACGGTGCTTACGACGAACTTCTCACGCGCATCGAACGCATCACGAACGTCGGCAACGCCGCCGGGGTCCTCCGGTGGGACCAGGAGGTCGTGATGCCCGAAGGCGGCACGCCCGCCCGGGCGAAACAGCTCTCGACGCTCTCGGCGCTCGGCCACGAACTGCTGACCGACGAACGAACCGGCGTGCTGCTCGAGGCACTCGAGGATACCGAACTCGACGGGGAGGAAGAAGCCGTCGTCCGCGAAATCCGACGGCGGTACGACCGAGCGACGAGTGTTCCCCAGGACCTCGTCGAAGAAATCTCGGAGACGACCGCGAACGCCCACCCGACGTGGGTCGAGGCCAAAGAAGAAGACGACTTCTCGATTTTCGAACCGACGCTCGAGAAACTGGTCGACCTACAGAAGGAGTACGCGAACCACATCGACCCGGACGCCGATCCCTACGAGGTCCTCTTTGCCGACTACGAGCCCTACCTCGACCTCGAAACCGCCGAGCGCGTCCTCGAGCGCCTGCGCGACGAACTCGTGCCGCTGCTCGAGGCCATCGACGACTCCGAGGCCGACGTCGAGACCGACGCCTTTGCAGGCACGTTCGACGACGACGATCAGGAAGCGCTCGCTCGAGACGTGCTCGACTCGCTGGGCTACGACTGGGATCGCGGCCGTCTCGACACCGCCCCGCACCCGTTCTCGACGGGCACCCAGTTCGACGCGCGCGTGACGACTCGCTTCGACGAGAACGACCTGCTGGGGTCGATCACGTCGACCATCCACGAGTTCGGCCACGCCAACTACACCCTCGGCCTTCCCGACGAGGGGTACGGCACCCCGCTCGGTGAAGCGCGAGACCTGACCGTCCACGAGTCGCAGTCCCGCCTCTGGGAGAACCACGTCGGTCGTTCCCGCCCGTTCTGGGAGCACTTCCTGCCGATCGCCCGCGAGCGCTTCCCCGAACTCGAGGACGTCTCCCCGGAGGCGGCCTACGAGGCGGCCAACCAGGTCTACGACGACAACCTCATTCGGGTCGAGGCGGACGAACTCACCTACCACCTCCACATCGTCGTTCGCTTCGAGATCGAACGCGACCTGATCTCGGGCGACCTCGAGGTCTCTGGCGTCCCCGAGGCCTGGAACGACAAGTACGAGGAGTACCTCGGCATCCGCCCCGAAACCGACGCCGAGGGCTGTCTGCAGGACATCCACTGGAGCCACGGCTCCTTCGGGTACTTCCCGACGTACTCGTTGGGGTCGGTGCTCGCCGCGCAACTGTACGCCGCCGCCGAGGACGACCTCGGAGAGTTCGACGACCGCGTCCGCGAGGGCGACTTCGCCGACCTCAATGGCTGGCTGCGCGAGGAGATCCACGCTCACGGCAAGCGCTACACCACGCCCGACCTCGTCGAGGAAGCCACCGGCGAGACCTACACGGCGGATTACTTCCTCGAGTACGCGAAAGACAAGTACGGCGACCTGTACGATCTCGAGGACTACTGA